Proteins encoded by one window of Kribbella italica:
- a CDS encoding cytidine deaminase family protein, with protein MTDQSNEALITTAGSVLHPHHVDGRTFGDVAAALVTDAGNVYVGVCIDTPCGTGFCAEHSAIAAMVTAREYKIAKIVAVWQGEDTLHAVPPCGRCREFIHQIDPANLDTEVVLGRDRTSKLRDLLPETDWPVPN; from the coding sequence ATGACCGACCAGAGCAACGAAGCCCTCATCACCACCGCCGGGTCCGTCCTGCATCCCCACCACGTCGACGGCCGAACCTTCGGCGACGTGGCCGCCGCCCTCGTCACCGACGCCGGCAACGTGTACGTCGGCGTCTGCATCGACACCCCGTGCGGCACCGGTTTCTGCGCCGAGCACTCCGCCATCGCCGCGATGGTGACCGCCCGCGAGTACAAGATCGCGAAAATCGTCGCCGTCTGGCAAGGCGAAGACACCCTGCACGCCGTACCTCCGTGCGGCCGCTGCCGAGAGTTCATCCACCAGATCGACCCAGCAAACCTCGACACCGAGGTCGTCCTAGGCCGGGACCGCACATCAAAGCTCCGCGACCTCCTCCCTGAGACTGACTGGCCTGTGCCGAACTGA